One region of Pyramidobacter sp. YE332 genomic DNA includes:
- the prfA gene encoding peptide chain release factor 1: MNLEPKLRELEALYVELERKMADPAVVSDLKEMQNLGKKHAELEEVVGDYRRYRRVRDEIAEARELAGGGDRELAELAKMELEEKEPLLAEIEEQLRVALLPKDPNDEKDVIMEIRAGTGGDEASLFAADLFRMYSRYAEREGWKLEIVDENETEVGGYKEIVLQIHGHGVYSQLKYESGVHRVQRVPATEAGGRIHTSAATVVVMPVADDIDIEIRPEDLKIDTYRSSGAGGQHVNMTDSAVRITHLPTGLVVTCQDERSQIKNRAKALQVLKTRLYDAEVEKQRSAESAERKGMIGSGDRSERIRTYNYPQNRVTDHRIGLTLYKLEYMMDGDLYEMIKALVMAEQAAKLEALDGV, encoded by the coding sequence ATGAACCTGGAACCGAAACTGCGCGAACTGGAAGCGCTTTACGTCGAACTTGAAAGGAAGATGGCCGATCCCGCCGTCGTCTCCGATCTCAAGGAGATGCAGAACCTCGGCAAGAAGCACGCCGAACTGGAAGAAGTCGTCGGCGATTATCGCCGCTACCGTCGGGTCCGGGATGAGATCGCCGAGGCCAGAGAACTGGCCGGCGGCGGCGACCGCGAGCTGGCCGAGCTGGCCAAGATGGAGCTGGAAGAAAAGGAGCCTCTGCTCGCCGAGATCGAGGAGCAGCTGCGCGTCGCCCTGCTGCCCAAGGATCCCAACGACGAGAAAGACGTCATCATGGAGATCCGCGCCGGCACCGGCGGCGACGAAGCCAGTCTGTTCGCGGCCGACCTGTTCCGCATGTACTCGCGCTATGCCGAGCGCGAGGGCTGGAAGCTCGAGATCGTCGACGAGAACGAGACCGAAGTCGGCGGCTACAAGGAGATCGTGCTGCAGATCCACGGCCACGGCGTGTACAGCCAGCTCAAGTACGAGAGCGGCGTGCACCGCGTGCAGCGCGTCCCCGCCACCGAAGCGGGCGGACGCATCCACACCTCGGCAGCGACCGTCGTCGTCATGCCCGTCGCCGACGACATCGACATCGAGATCCGTCCCGAAGACCTGAAGATCGACACCTACCGTTCCAGCGGCGCCGGCGGCCAGCACGTCAACATGACCGACTCGGCCGTGCGCATCACGCACCTGCCCACCGGGCTGGTGGTCACCTGCCAGGACGAGCGCTCGCAGATCAAAAACCGCGCCAAGGCCCTGCAGGTGCTCAAGACCCGCCTCTACGACGCCGAAGTGGAGAAGCAGCGCAGCGCCGAATCGGCCGAGCGCAAGGGCATGATCGGCTCCGGCGACCGTTCCGAGCGCATCCGCACCTACAACTATCCGCAGAACCGCGTCACCGATCACCGCATCGGCCTGACGCTTTACAAGCTCGAATACATGATGGACGGCGACCTTTACGAGATGATCAAAGCCCTCGTCATGGCCGAGCAGGCCGCCAAGCTCGAAGCGCTCGATGGTGTATAA
- the prmC gene encoding peptide chain release factor N(5)-glutamine methyltransferase yields the protein MVYKPGTLGELRALLAAELKELDSPLLEADLILAHYAGKGRAWVHAHLPDAAPAAVAEAALSACDRRKTREPLQYILGCCDFDGLSLLVEAGCLVPRPETELLVECAAANFDGGAFLDWGTGTGCVALALLNRFPNARALMVEKNPADLHCARRNLEKFGFSPRARLIASEAPEDIPGCEVSLVVSNPPYVPSGEIERLMPEVSRYEPRLALDGGPDGLEPYRWLFELCGRVLRPGGFFCVEYGGGAQTAALRALAPKAFRETVLLRDIAGCDRVIGWRFADVLPQ from the coding sequence ATGGTGTATAAGCCCGGCACGCTGGGCGAACTGCGCGCGCTTTTGGCCGCCGAGCTGAAGGAACTCGATTCGCCGCTTCTCGAAGCCGACCTGATCCTCGCTCATTATGCCGGCAAAGGGCGCGCCTGGGTCCACGCTCATCTGCCCGACGCCGCGCCCGCCGCCGTGGCGGAAGCGGCGCTGTCGGCCTGCGACCGGCGCAAGACGCGCGAGCCGCTGCAATACATTTTGGGCTGCTGCGATTTCGACGGCCTTTCGCTGCTCGTCGAGGCGGGCTGCCTCGTGCCGCGCCCCGAAACGGAGCTGCTGGTGGAATGCGCGGCGGCAAATTTCGACGGCGGCGCGTTCCTCGACTGGGGCACAGGCACCGGCTGCGTGGCGCTGGCGCTGCTGAACCGCTTTCCGAACGCGCGGGCGCTGATGGTGGAAAAAAATCCCGCCGACCTGCACTGCGCGCGACGCAATCTGGAAAAGTTCGGCTTCTCTCCTCGCGCCCGCCTGATCGCCAGCGAGGCGCCCGAAGACATTCCCGGTTGCGAGGTCTCGCTCGTGGTGTCCAATCCCCCCTACGTCCCTTCCGGCGAAATCGAGCGTTTGATGCCCGAAGTCTCGCGTTACGAGCCGCGGCTGGCCCTTGACGGCGGTCCCGACGGGCTGGAGCCGTACCGCTGGCTTTTTGAGCTCTGCGGGCGCGTGCTGCGCCCGGGCGGCTTCTTCTGCGTCGAGTACGGCGGCGGCGCGCAGACGGCAGCGCTGCGCGCGCTCGCGCCGAAAGCTTTTCGTGAAACGGTTCTCTTGCGCGATATTGCCGGTTGTGATAGAGTGATCGGGTGGCGTTTTGCCGATGTTTTGCCGCAATGA
- a CDS encoding FAD-dependent oxidoreductase — MEERDVVIIGGGPAGMAAAVYCRRAGLKTVVLERGNWGGAINRTEEIENYPAIKHSSGPEIGKMFVEHAKAFNAEMIDCTVNSIKEDGKFKVVSTSKGDYKAKVVIVATGAEFRKLGCPGEAEYTGKGVSYCATCDAAFTEGVDVAVVGGGNTAVEEGCYLTQFANKVYIIHRRDQFRADEMAVERMLKNPKVQPVYSSVVESIEGDGDFVQKVVLKNVKTGEISDLPVEFVFMFVGTEPNNELVKDLVKCTEKGGWVVANSNMETSVPGILVAGDVRDTPLRQVITAAADGAEAGMSAYKYIAENF, encoded by the coding sequence ATGGAAGAAAGAGATGTTGTCATCATTGGCGGAGGCCCTGCCGGAATGGCTGCGGCCGTTTACTGCCGGCGCGCCGGACTGAAAACGGTCGTGCTGGAGCGGGGCAACTGGGGCGGCGCGATCAACCGCACCGAGGAGATCGAGAACTATCCCGCCATCAAGCACAGCAGCGGCCCCGAGATCGGCAAGATGTTCGTCGAGCACGCCAAGGCTTTCAACGCCGAGATGATCGACTGCACCGTCAACAGCATCAAGGAAGACGGCAAGTTCAAGGTCGTTAGCACCAGCAAGGGCGATTACAAGGCCAAGGTCGTCATCGTGGCGACCGGCGCCGAGTTCCGCAAGCTGGGCTGCCCCGGCGAAGCCGAATACACCGGCAAAGGCGTGAGCTACTGCGCGACCTGCGACGCCGCCTTTACCGAAGGCGTCGACGTGGCCGTGGTCGGCGGCGGCAACACGGCCGTCGAAGAGGGCTGCTACCTGACCCAGTTCGCCAATAAAGTCTACATCATCCATCGCCGCGACCAGTTCCGCGCCGACGAGATGGCCGTCGAGCGCATGCTCAAGAATCCTAAAGTCCAGCCCGTCTACAGCTCGGTCGTCGAGTCGATCGAGGGCGACGGCGACTTCGTGCAGAAGGTCGTGCTCAAGAACGTCAAGACCGGCGAGATCAGCGACCTGCCCGTCGAGTTCGTGTTCATGTTCGTCGGCACCGAGCCCAACAACGAGCTCGTCAAGGATCTCGTCAAGTGCACCGAAAAGGGCGGCTGGGTCGTGGCCAACAGCAACATGGAAACCAGCGTCCCCGGCATCCTCGTCGCCGGCGACGTGCGCGACACGCCCCTGCGCCAGGTCATCACCGCCGCCGCCGATGGCGCCGAAGCCGGCATGTCCGCTTACAAGTACATCGCCGAGAACTTCTAG
- a CDS encoding ABC transporter substrate-binding protein has protein sequence MKKAYGILALAALLCGAFVLPGGALATEYREEMNIAITANPPSLEPHSVNSNIVGAIGSHIYEPLFAMNARHEPTAVLAESYDVSADGKVYTIKLRRGVKFHNGQEMKAADVTASMVHWLGASGKAKALLGDTVFTADGDYTVTMTMPEAYGDALSVLAAPVQFAAVYPRALAEEAAAGKGLSACVGTGPYRLKEWKQDQYVLLERYDGYRQPAVESSGFAGRKGALTERLCFRVVVDPATRVAGLQTGQFDVVEDFPADRYAELAGDTTLKLRAKTSGTLNMFLNTTKGIMANRKMRQAILAAMNCSDVMLASYGEPDLYILDPGWCNPDDALWGSDAGREYYNQNNPEKAKKLLAEAGYENEKIVLVTTADYAEMYNATLAVHDQLRKAGINAEVQSYDFATFMERRSDPDKFSLFITSNGYNMTPVQLAVLMKNWAGLDVPEVPGGIAAIRRAASPEEASKAWAELQRFLYEYGAAIVFGHYSDVFGESARTEGVDLQRFALYWNARVTK, from the coding sequence ATGAAGAAAGCATACGGCATTTTGGCTTTGGCGGCGCTGTTGTGCGGCGCGTTTGTTCTGCCGGGCGGGGCGTTGGCGACGGAATATCGCGAGGAAATGAACATCGCGATCACGGCAAACCCGCCGTCGTTGGAACCGCACAGTGTGAACTCCAATATCGTCGGCGCCATCGGTTCGCATATCTACGAGCCTCTGTTCGCCATGAACGCGCGCCACGAACCGACGGCGGTGCTGGCCGAGTCCTACGATGTCAGTGCCGACGGCAAGGTTTATACGATCAAATTGCGCCGCGGCGTAAAGTTCCACAACGGCCAGGAGATGAAGGCCGCAGACGTGACGGCGTCGATGGTGCACTGGCTCGGCGCTTCCGGCAAGGCCAAAGCGCTTCTGGGCGACACGGTCTTTACGGCCGACGGCGATTACACGGTGACGATGACGATGCCCGAGGCTTACGGCGACGCGCTCTCGGTGCTGGCTGCCCCTGTTCAGTTCGCGGCCGTCTATCCCCGCGCCCTGGCCGAAGAAGCTGCCGCGGGCAAGGGACTTTCCGCCTGCGTGGGCACCGGCCCGTATCGGCTGAAGGAGTGGAAGCAGGATCAGTACGTGCTGCTCGAGCGCTATGACGGTTATCGGCAGCCGGCCGTCGAGTCGTCGGGTTTTGCCGGCAGAAAGGGCGCTTTGACGGAGAGGCTTTGTTTCCGCGTGGTGGTCGATCCGGCGACGCGCGTTGCGGGGCTGCAGACAGGGCAGTTCGACGTGGTGGAAGACTTCCCTGCGGATCGCTATGCCGAACTGGCCGGCGACACGACGCTGAAGCTCCGCGCGAAGACGTCCGGCACGCTGAACATGTTCCTCAACACGACCAAGGGCATCATGGCAAACCGGAAGATGCGTCAGGCCATTTTGGCGGCGATGAACTGCAGCGACGTCATGCTGGCCAGCTACGGTGAACCCGATCTGTACATTCTCGACCCGGGCTGGTGCAATCCCGACGACGCTTTGTGGGGCAGCGATGCGGGCAGGGAATACTACAATCAGAACAATCCCGAAAAGGCGAAAAAACTTCTGGCGGAGGCCGGGTACGAGAATGAAAAGATCGTGCTGGTGACGACGGCCGACTACGCGGAGATGTACAACGCCACGCTGGCGGTGCACGACCAGCTGCGGAAGGCGGGCATCAACGCCGAGGTGCAAAGCTACGACTTCGCCACGTTCATGGAGCGTCGCTCTGATCCCGACAAATTTAGCCTTTTCATTACGAGCAACGGTTACAACATGACGCCAGTGCAGCTGGCGGTGCTGATGAAGAACTGGGCTGGGCTCGATGTCCCCGAGGTTCCCGGGGGGATCGCCGCGATCCGACGCGCCGCTTCCCCTGAAGAGGCTTCGAAAGCCTGGGCGGAATTGCAGCGTTTTCTCTATGAATACGGCGCGGCCATCGTCTTCGGTCATTACAGCGACGTGTTCGGCGAGAGCGCGCGCACGGAAGGCGTGGATCTGCAGCGATTTGCGCTGTACTGGAACGCGCGCGTCACGAAATAG
- a CDS encoding ABC transporter permease: MLSYVCRRIWALIPTLFVVSAAVFLVVYLIPGGPATALLGLEAEPSAVAALNAELGFDRPFLTQYADWLVRALRGDWGQSFFLRMPVLSALREYFGPTLSLAVLAQCVALLIALPLGIAAAYRHGTFFDAATVSASLLGTAMPGFLLSFFLMLFFGLSLRWLPVAGYAPLSRGLAEHLRYLLLPALSLGMVQAAYITRMSRSALLDVLHSGYIRTARAKGLSETAVLLVYGLKNAAPTVLTVAGQSFGSLLTGTIVTETIFGIPGLGMLTMGAISRRDVFVIQGVALFVALIYVLVNLAVDLLCAFVDPRIQLGRR, from the coding sequence ATGCTCTCCTATGTATGCAGGCGAATCTGGGCGTTGATCCCAACGCTTTTTGTCGTGTCGGCGGCGGTGTTCCTCGTGGTTTATCTGATTCCCGGCGGCCCGGCGACGGCTCTGTTAGGGCTGGAGGCCGAACCTTCGGCGGTTGCCGCCCTGAATGCGGAGCTCGGCTTTGACCGTCCGTTTCTGACGCAGTATGCCGACTGGCTTGTGCGGGCGCTGCGAGGTGACTGGGGCCAGTCTTTCTTTCTGCGTATGCCGGTCCTGTCGGCGTTGCGCGAATATTTCGGGCCGACTCTGAGCCTTGCCGTCTTGGCGCAGTGCGTCGCGCTGCTGATCGCGCTGCCGCTGGGCATCGCCGCAGCGTATCGGCACGGCACGTTCTTTGACGCGGCGACGGTGTCTGCGTCGTTGCTGGGGACGGCGATGCCGGGGTTCCTGCTGAGTTTTTTTCTGATGCTGTTTTTCGGGCTGTCGCTGCGCTGGCTGCCGGTGGCGGGGTATGCGCCGCTCAGCCGGGGGCTCGCGGAGCATTTGCGTTATTTGCTGCTGCCGGCGCTTTCGCTGGGAATGGTGCAAGCGGCTTACATCACGCGCATGTCGCGTTCGGCGCTGCTTGACGTGCTGCACAGCGGCTACATTCGCACGGCGCGCGCCAAAGGGCTGAGCGAAACGGCGGTACTGCTGGTTTATGGGCTGAAAAACGCCGCCCCCACAGTGTTGACTGTGGCTGGGCAGTCTTTCGGCAGTCTGCTGACGGGCACGATCGTCACCGAGACGATTTTCGGCATTCCCGGGCTGGGGATGCTGACGATGGGGGCGATCAGCCGGCGCGATGTCTTTGTGATTCAAGGCGTGGCGCTTTTTGTCGCGTTGATTTACGTGCTTGTCAATCTGGCGGTGGATCTGCTGTGTGCGTTTGTGGATCCTCGTATTCAGTTGGGACGACGGTAG
- a CDS encoding ABC transporter permease, protein MFWSGRRISFRGGEVILAEARRRERERLFANTALLAGICGCAAVLLTAFLVPELCALDPNVMAVTERLQPPSARHLFGTDRFGRDLFIRVVYGARVSLSVGAWVAFFSGLCGAALGLCASYFRALDGVLMRLCDGLTAIPGILLAIALMAALGTGSWNVALALTAVYTPGVARVVRSRALVVKQQLYVEAAKVQGAGSAAILWRLILPGVVSPLAVQLSFIFAQAIIDEASLSFLGAGIPAPAASWGNILQESRQVLQRAPWTIVFPSAAAVFCVLSLNLLGDGLRDYLDPLTESRVRKK, encoded by the coding sequence GTGTTTTGGAGCGGACGAAGGATTTCTTTTCGCGGCGGCGAGGTGATTCTGGCGGAAGCGCGGCGGCGGGAGCGGGAACGTTTGTTCGCCAACACGGCGCTGCTTGCCGGGATTTGCGGTTGCGCCGCGGTACTGCTGACGGCTTTCCTTGTTCCGGAGCTATGCGCTCTTGATCCCAATGTCATGGCGGTAACGGAGCGGCTTCAGCCGCCTTCGGCGCGTCACCTTTTCGGAACGGACCGCTTCGGGCGCGATCTCTTCATTCGCGTTGTCTATGGCGCGCGGGTGTCGCTGAGCGTGGGGGCTTGGGTCGCGTTTTTTTCGGGGCTCTGCGGCGCGGCGCTGGGGCTCTGCGCCAGTTATTTCAGGGCGCTCGACGGAGTGCTGATGCGCCTTTGCGACGGTTTGACGGCTATCCCGGGGATTCTGCTGGCCATCGCTTTGATGGCGGCGCTGGGGACGGGAAGCTGGAACGTGGCGCTCGCTCTGACAGCGGTTTACACGCCGGGCGTGGCGCGGGTGGTGCGCAGCCGTGCGCTTGTTGTGAAGCAGCAGCTTTATGTCGAGGCGGCGAAGGTGCAGGGGGCCGGCAGCGCGGCAATTCTCTGGAGGCTGATCTTGCCTGGGGTCGTTTCGCCGCTCGCCGTGCAGTTGTCGTTTATTTTCGCGCAGGCGATCATCGACGAAGCTTCGCTGAGTTTTCTCGGCGCGGGAATTCCGGCGCCGGCGGCGAGTTGGGGCAATATTCTTCAGGAAAGTCGTCAGGTGCTTCAGCGCGCGCCATGGACGATCGTCTTTCCAAGCGCCGCCGCCGTGTTCTGCGTGCTCAGTCTGAATCTTTTGGGCGACGGGTTGCGTGATTATCTTGATCCGCTCACGGAAAGCCGAGTGAGGAAAAAATGA
- a CDS encoding ABC transporter ATP-binding protein, which produces MTAKRWKAREPFLQIRGLKVKFPERGRELVAVDGVDLSIARGEIAGVAGESGSGKSVMSQSILRLGAYDSTQSCEGEILFAGQDLLRLPEAEMRRLRGSRIAVIFQDPMTSLSPVHTVARQMTEVLTLHRDCLKIEARRRCAELLARTGIAAPEACLRKYPFELSGGMQQRVMIAMALCCEPELLIADEPTTALDATVQQQILELLAGLNRELGMSVLFISHNLGAIAQLCHSVHVMYLGQILEEAPAAELFSRPLNPYTRGLLQCAPHLDSRRGGPLPTIAGTVPSPYRTPAGCRFCTRCPEADERCRSAEPPMVEPAPGHRVKCWKYAASERNCL; this is translated from the coding sequence ATGACGGCGAAACGATGGAAGGCGCGCGAACCTTTTCTGCAGATTCGCGGCCTGAAAGTAAAATTTCCTGAACGGGGTCGCGAACTTGTCGCTGTGGACGGCGTGGATCTGTCCATCGCGCGCGGAGAGATCGCCGGCGTGGCGGGCGAATCGGGCTCGGGCAAGAGCGTGATGTCGCAGTCGATCCTGCGGCTGGGCGCTTACGACTCGACGCAAAGCTGCGAAGGGGAGATCCTTTTCGCGGGACAGGATCTTCTCAGGCTGCCGGAGGCTGAAATGCGTCGTCTGCGCGGCAGCCGCATTGCCGTGATCTTTCAGGATCCGATGACGTCGCTGAGTCCCGTACATACGGTGGCCCGTCAGATGACGGAGGTGCTGACGCTGCACCGGGACTGTTTGAAAATCGAGGCCCGCCGCCGCTGTGCCGAGCTTCTGGCGCGGACAGGCATCGCCGCGCCGGAGGCGTGCCTGCGCAAGTATCCTTTCGAACTTTCCGGCGGCATGCAGCAGCGCGTGATGATCGCCATGGCGCTGTGCTGCGAGCCCGAGCTGCTCATCGCCGACGAGCCGACGACGGCTCTTGACGCGACGGTGCAGCAGCAGATTCTCGAGCTTTTGGCAGGCCTGAACCGCGAGCTGGGCATGTCGGTGCTCTTTATTTCCCACAATCTGGGAGCGATCGCGCAGCTTTGTCACAGCGTGCACGTTATGTACCTCGGCCAGATTCTCGAAGAAGCTCCTGCCGCCGAGCTCTTTTCGCGCCCGCTCAATCCCTACACGCGCGGGCTTCTGCAGTGCGCGCCCCATCTTGACTCGCGGCGCGGCGGCCCCCTGCCGACGATTGCCGGCACCGTGCCTTCGCCGTATCGGACGCCGGCTGGCTGCCGTTTCTGCACGCGCTGTCCGGAGGCGGACGAGCGCTGCCGCAGCGCCGAACCGCCCATGGTCGAACCGGCGCCGGGGCACCGAGTGAAGTGCTGGAAGTACGCTGCCTCGGAAAGGAACTGCCTATGA
- a CDS encoding oligopeptide/dipeptide ABC transporter ATP-binding protein, which produces MNAVVQIRNLRKSYPIYGLWGKFLPPRGWQKALADVSLDLERSETYGLVGESGCGKSTLARSILGLVKPDGGEVLYKGRDLTRLSDRQFRTLRRDLQMVFQNTLSSLNPRKRVGELLEEPLLAQRMGNRSQRCEKIVAAMRGVGLSEEYYFRWPHELSGGQLQRLGIARALIVEPRVVVCDEPVSALDVSIQAQVLNTLLELQRRMKLTMLFISHDIGVVRVMSHRIGVMYVGTLVEEAATDELFARPLHPYTRALFDSVPDYKETGRSRPALRGEPPLHDDAFRGCVFHTRCPLAQKRCFAETPPLRRLESGRRVACHLAE; this is translated from the coding sequence ATGAACGCCGTCGTGCAGATCAGAAATCTGCGGAAGTCGTATCCGATTTACGGACTCTGGGGCAAATTCCTGCCGCCGCGCGGCTGGCAGAAAGCGCTGGCCGACGTCTCGCTCGATCTGGAGCGCAGCGAGACCTATGGCCTCGTGGGAGAGTCGGGCTGCGGCAAGAGCACGCTGGCGCGCTCGATTTTGGGATTGGTTAAACCCGACGGCGGCGAAGTCCTTTATAAGGGCAGGGATCTGACGCGGCTTTCCGACCGCCAGTTCCGAACGCTGCGGCGCGATCTGCAAATGGTTTTTCAAAACACGCTCTCGTCGCTGAATCCCCGCAAGCGCGTCGGCGAACTGCTCGAAGAGCCGCTGCTTGCGCAGCGTATGGGAAACCGGTCGCAGCGCTGCGAAAAGATTGTTGCGGCGATGCGGGGCGTCGGCCTTTCGGAGGAATATTACTTTCGTTGGCCGCACGAGCTTTCCGGCGGCCAGCTGCAACGGTTGGGCATCGCCCGCGCGCTGATCGTCGAACCTCGCGTTGTGGTGTGCGACGAACCCGTCTCGGCGTTGGACGTTTCCATTCAGGCGCAGGTGCTGAACACGCTGCTGGAACTTCAGCGGCGCATGAAGCTGACCATGCTGTTCATCTCGCACGACATCGGCGTAGTGCGCGTCATGTCTCACCGCATCGGCGTCATGTACGTGGGAACGCTGGTGGAGGAAGCGGCGACGGACGAACTCTTCGCCCGTCCTTTGCATCCCTACACACGCGCGCTTTTCGACTCGGTCCCCGATTACAAGGAAACGGGGCGTTCCCGGCCGGCGCTGCGCGGCGAGCCGCCGCTGCACGATGACGCGTTCCGCGGCTGCGTTTTTCACACGCGTTGTCCTCTGGCCCAAAAACGATGCTTTGCGGAAACGCCGCCGCTGCGCCGCCTCGAAAGCGGGCGGCGCGTCGCCTGCCATCTGGCGGAATGA
- the hrcA gene encoding heat-inducible transcriptional repressor HrcA — MLTERQLEIVFAVVYEYIKTGEPVGSRTISRKFLKSHSAATIRNEMSDLEEMGYFTQPHSSAGRLPTSMAYRVYVNSILHRPSSPPPEISRWVHQVADQLQSLDERLAEAARFLGRFTRCFSVAAVSALEGLKLRKADFIRLAPEILLILLVVENGAVHHSRVRVSPDVTQEQLEQLAAVIDHAAGGVPWNSARGELLEYLSRAMAERWQDVEDIFIAIDEMMSGDGLTLSTGGMREVFISDGGEASDERRGRIQAISSLMDTREDLEDFISDYAASEGLKVTIGDENERPAMQNCSVMMSTATGGGRRAVVGLVGPLRMNYENSIAVLEAVLNGLNRPVTEKEEP; from the coding sequence GTGCTTACAGAACGGCAGCTCGAGATAGTTTTCGCCGTGGTGTACGAGTACATCAAGACCGGCGAACCGGTGGGATCGCGCACGATTTCGCGCAAGTTCCTCAAGAGCCACAGCGCGGCGACGATCCGCAACGAAATGTCCGATCTCGAGGAGATGGGCTATTTCACTCAGCCCCACTCGTCGGCGGGACGCCTTCCCACTTCCATGGCCTACCGGGTCTACGTCAATTCGATCCTGCACCGGCCTTCGTCGCCCCCGCCGGAAATCAGCCGTTGGGTGCATCAGGTCGCGGATCAGCTGCAGAGTCTGGACGAGCGTCTGGCCGAAGCGGCCCGCTTTTTGGGACGCTTCACGCGCTGTTTCAGCGTCGCCGCCGTTTCCGCGCTCGAAGGGCTGAAGCTGCGCAAGGCCGATTTCATCCGGCTGGCGCCGGAGATCCTGCTGATCCTGCTGGTGGTGGAAAACGGCGCGGTGCATCACAGCCGCGTGCGCGTTTCCCCCGACGTGACGCAGGAGCAGCTGGAGCAGTTGGCCGCGGTGATCGATCACGCCGCGGGCGGAGTGCCGTGGAACAGCGCGCGCGGCGAGCTGCTCGAGTATCTTTCGAGGGCGATGGCCGAACGCTGGCAGGACGTCGAAGATATCTTTATCGCCATCGACGAGATGATGAGCGGCGACGGCCTGACCCTTTCCACCGGCGGCATGCGCGAAGTTTTCATCTCCGACGGCGGAGAGGCGTCCGACGAGCGGCGGGGCCGCATCCAGGCCATCTCTTCGCTGATGGACACGCGCGAGGATCTGGAAGACTTCATTTCCGATTACGCCGCTTCCGAGGGACTGAAAGTGACCATCGGCGACGAGAACGAGCGCCCCGCCATGCAGAACTGTTCGGTCATGATGTCCACCGCCACCGGCGGCGGGCGCAGGGCCGTAGTGGGGTTGGTGGGACCGCTGCGCATGAATTACGAGAACTCGATCGCGGTGCTGGAGGCCGTCCTGAACGGACTGAACCGTCCCGTGACCGAGAAGGAGGAGCCATGA
- a CDS encoding nucleotide exchange factor GrpE, with amino-acid sequence MEDDLKKTTAENPAAEERPENQSAPEAETPADETQRKIDELTAQYQQMRELAARAQADGINYRNWAEREMKRLKAYGSERAILAMLPVFDNLERALDSAEADPASIKEGVRMVRQQFADALKDLGVTELDPAGKPFSPAEHDAMGMVPVSDRSQDGLVHTVVRKGFQMAEKVIRPALVMVGRYAENEPEGNGEPQ; translated from the coding sequence ATGGAAGACGATTTGAAAAAAACGACGGCGGAGAACCCCGCAGCGGAAGAGCGCCCCGAGAACCAGAGCGCGCCCGAGGCGGAAACGCCCGCGGACGAGACGCAGCGGAAAATCGACGAGCTGACGGCGCAGTATCAGCAGATGCGCGAACTCGCCGCCCGCGCGCAGGCCGACGGCATCAACTACCGCAACTGGGCCGAACGCGAGATGAAGCGGCTCAAGGCCTACGGCAGCGAGCGCGCCATTCTCGCCATGCTGCCCGTGTTCGACAACCTTGAACGCGCCCTCGATTCGGCCGAGGCCGATCCCGCCTCGATCAAGGAAGGCGTGCGCATGGTCCGGCAGCAGTTCGCCGACGCGCTCAAAGATCTTGGCGTGACGGAGCTGGATCCCGCGGGCAAACCGTTTTCCCCCGCGGAGCACGACGCCATGGGCATGGTCCCCGTAAGCGACAGATCTCAGGACGGGCTCGTCCACACGGTCGTGCGCAAGGGCTTTCAGATGGCCGAGAAGGTCATCCGTCCGGCGCTGGTCATGGTCGGCCGTTACGCCGAAAACGAGCCGGAAGGGAACGGGGAACCGCAGTAA